In one window of Mauremys reevesii isolate NIE-2019 linkage group 22, ASM1616193v1, whole genome shotgun sequence DNA:
- the CACNG7 gene encoding voltage-dependent calcium channel gamma-7 subunit: protein MSNCSSRALTLLSSVFGACGLLLVGIAVSTDYWLYMEEGIVLQQNQTTEIKMALHAGLWRVCFFAGREKGRCVASEYFLEPEINLVTENTENILKTVRTATPFPMVSLFLVFTAFVISNIGHIRPQRTILAFVSGIFFILSGLSLVVGLVLYISSINDEVMNRPSGSEQYFHYRYGWSFAFAASSFLLKEGAGVMSVYLFTKRYAEEEMYRPHPAFYRPRLSDCSDYSGQFLHPEVWHRGRSPSDISSDVSIQMTQNYPPAIKYPEHMHISTSPC, encoded by the exons ATGAGTAACTGCAGCAGCCGCGCGCTGACGCTGCTCAGTAGCGTGTTCGGGGCCTgtgggctgctgctggtgggcATCGCCGTCAGCACCGACTACTGGCTTTACATGGAGGAGGGCATCGTGCTGCAGCAGAACCAGACCACCGAGATCAAGATGGCGCTGCACGCCGGGCTCTGGAGGGTCTGCTTCTTCGCCG GCCGGGAGAAGGGCCGGTGCGTGGCATCAGAGTATTTCCTGGAACCCGAGATAAACCTGGTGACGGAAAACACGGAGAACATCTTGA agaCAGTTCGCACGgccacccccttccccatggTCAGCCTCTTCCTTGTCTTCACGGCCTTCGTCATCAGCAACATCGGCCACATCCGGCCGCAGAGAACCATCCTGGCCTTCGTGTCCGGCATCTTCTTCATCCTCTCTG GCCTGTCTCTCGTGGTGGGGTTAGTTCTCTACATCTCCAGCATCAACGACGAGGTGATGAATCGGCCCAGCGGGTCGGAGCAGTATTTCCACTATCGCTACGGCTGGTCCTTCGCCTTCGCagcctcctccttcctcctcaaAGAG GGCGCCGGCGTGATGTCCGTGTACCTGTTCACCAAGCGCTACGCGGAGGAGGAGATGTACCGTCCCCACCCGGCCTTCTACCGCCCACGCCTGAGCGACTGCTCCGACTACTCGGGCCAGTTCCTGCACCCGGAGGTGTGGCACCGCGGGCGCAGCCCCTCCGACATTTCCAGCGACGTCTCCATCCAGATGACCCAGAATTACCCCCCCGCTATCAAGTACCCCGAGCACATGCACATATCCACCTCGCCCTGCTAG